A part of Myxococcus landrumus genomic DNA contains:
- a CDS encoding FecCD family ABC transporter permease — protein sequence MKTRLVVMLVICVAVMAVAPFIGPPMPPDARDFILWQLRIPRTLMALLVGGTLSLVGAVYQSLFANPLAAPSTVGTTAGATLGALVAIVLGARSAVWGLPLITAAAFAGALGVSMLVAAIAAGRSVRMNDLVLAGIAFSMAAGAISTGVQFSADSTELLAATRWTMGHLPQVGYQGIVMLLPVAAVSVVGLLLLTRALEVFIAGEEHAESQGVNVRVVRIVAIGLGAMGVAGCVAWCGPIAFVELIVPHIVRRVLGVSRRVLLPCSVVVGASFLVLCDALTRVIMPGREPPVGLVTAALGTPLLVYLVARRSA from the coding sequence ATGAAGACGCGGTTGGTGGTGATGCTGGTGATTTGCGTCGCGGTGATGGCGGTGGCGCCCTTCATCGGTCCACCGATGCCTCCGGACGCGCGCGACTTCATCCTCTGGCAACTGCGCATCCCTCGGACGCTGATGGCGCTGCTGGTGGGCGGCACGCTGTCGCTGGTGGGTGCGGTGTATCAGTCGCTCTTCGCCAACCCGCTCGCCGCGCCGAGCACCGTGGGCACCACGGCGGGCGCCACGTTGGGCGCGCTGGTGGCCATCGTCCTGGGGGCTCGCAGCGCGGTGTGGGGCTTGCCGCTCATCACCGCCGCCGCGTTCGCGGGGGCGCTGGGGGTCAGCATGCTGGTGGCCGCCATCGCGGCGGGACGCAGCGTGCGGATGAACGACCTGGTCCTGGCCGGCATCGCCTTCTCCATGGCGGCGGGGGCCATCTCCACGGGCGTGCAGTTCTCCGCGGACTCGACGGAGCTGCTCGCGGCCACGCGGTGGACCATGGGCCACCTGCCGCAGGTGGGCTACCAGGGCATCGTGATGTTGCTGCCCGTCGCCGCCGTGTCGGTGGTGGGGCTGTTGTTGCTCACGCGCGCGCTGGAGGTGTTCATCGCGGGTGAGGAGCACGCCGAATCGCAGGGCGTCAACGTGCGCGTCGTGCGCATCGTCGCCATCGGCCTGGGGGCCATGGGCGTGGCGGGCTGTGTCGCGTGGTGTGGCCCCATTGCCTTCGTGGAGCTCATCGTCCCGCACATCGTCCGGCGGGTGCTGGGCGTGAGCCGGCGCGTGCTGCTGCCGTGCTCGGTGGTGGTGGGCGCCAGCTTCCTGGTGCTGTGTGATGCGCTGACTCGCGTCATCATGCCCGGCCGAGAGCCGCCCGTGGGCCTCGTGACCGCGGCCCTGGGGACGCCCCTGCTGGTG
- a CDS encoding ABC transporter ATP-binding protein yields the protein MTSSLEVSGATVRKGGRPLLEDVSLRVAPGDFVAIVGPNGAGKSTLMRVALGLQRLDAGSVTVGGREVSALSPRERAAFLAWLPQRVQVSEPITALEHVAAARYRFPESRRRSEEVALTALARVQAEALAPRPITELSGGEQQRVAVAALLAQESPLVMLDEPANFLDPAQQLELYALVGRLWRSGLGVLCITHDINVLAHAMREGSEGRIRVVGLSRGRVAFESSYDAPDLGEHLGRVFSVRMRGLEVEGRRVFVSLPLERDS from the coding sequence ATGACGTCTTCCCTGGAGGTCTCCGGCGCGACGGTGCGCAAGGGTGGACGGCCGCTGCTGGAGGACGTGTCCCTCCGCGTCGCGCCGGGAGACTTCGTGGCCATCGTCGGCCCCAACGGCGCGGGCAAGTCGACGCTGATGCGGGTGGCGCTCGGGCTGCAACGGCTGGACGCGGGAAGTGTCACGGTGGGAGGGCGCGAGGTGTCGGCGCTCTCGCCGCGCGAGCGGGCCGCGTTCCTCGCGTGGCTGCCCCAGCGCGTGCAGGTGTCCGAGCCCATCACCGCGCTGGAGCATGTCGCCGCCGCGCGCTACCGCTTTCCCGAGTCCCGTCGCCGTTCGGAGGAGGTGGCGCTCACGGCGCTGGCTCGCGTGCAGGCGGAGGCGCTCGCGCCGCGTCCCATCACCGAGCTGTCCGGCGGCGAGCAGCAGCGGGTCGCCGTGGCGGCGCTGCTCGCGCAGGAGTCTCCGCTGGTGATGCTGGACGAGCCCGCCAACTTCCTGGACCCGGCGCAGCAACTGGAGCTGTACGCGCTCGTGGGGCGGCTGTGGCGCTCGGGGCTGGGGGTGCTGTGCATCACCCATGACATCAACGTGCTCGCCCATGCGATGCGGGAGGGGAGCGAGGGACGGATTCGCGTGGTGGGCCTGTCGCGCGGCCGGGTGGCCTTCGAGTCGAGCTACGACGCGCCGGACCTGGGGGAGCACCTGGGCCGCGTGTTCTCGGTGCGGATGCGCGGCCTGGAGGTCGAGGGCCGTCGAGTCTTCGTGAGCCTGCCCTTGGAGCGCGACTCATGA
- a CDS encoding ABC transporter substrate-binding protein gives MSAARSLCLLGLALSLLAGCQRSAPTTQEAGPRRLVALSPGISETLYALGAGEQVVGLSDYSTWPPETASVPKVGSTLAPNYEAIARLKPTLILDEHVKQAPAGSLSAVAPVKVLPWLSVDDVANGIRELGKQTGREDVATKLAQKVETTLKRKAPPDAPRVLLVIGDAEAGLSSIWYIRKDSLHGAALEAAGARNAVADAPSGPPNISVEQLMTLDPDIILVLLEGKRLSPEEEARHLAAWKQLSVLRAVKQGRVKLVSGPGVQSTGPRILDLVEQLQAALRFDTKAP, from the coding sequence ATGTCCGCCGCACGTTCCCTCTGTCTCCTCGGCCTCGCCCTCTCGCTGCTCGCAGGCTGCCAGCGCTCCGCTCCGACGACCCAGGAGGCGGGCCCTCGGCGCCTCGTCGCGCTGTCGCCCGGCATCTCCGAGACGCTCTATGCCCTGGGCGCGGGGGAGCAGGTGGTGGGGCTCTCCGACTACTCCACCTGGCCTCCCGAGACGGCGTCGGTGCCCAAGGTGGGCTCCACGCTGGCGCCCAACTACGAGGCCATCGCCCGCCTCAAGCCGACCCTCATCCTGGATGAGCACGTGAAGCAGGCCCCCGCGGGTTCTCTCTCCGCGGTGGCTCCCGTGAAGGTGCTGCCCTGGCTCAGCGTGGATGACGTGGCGAACGGCATTCGCGAGCTGGGCAAGCAGACGGGGCGCGAGGACGTGGCCACGAAGCTGGCGCAGAAGGTGGAGACGACGCTCAAGCGAAAGGCGCCGCCGGATGCGCCTCGGGTGCTGCTGGTGATTGGCGACGCGGAAGCGGGGCTCTCCAGCATCTGGTACATCCGCAAGGACTCGCTGCACGGCGCGGCGCTCGAGGCCGCCGGTGCGCGCAACGCCGTCGCGGATGCTCCCTCGGGCCCGCCCAACATCTCCGTCGAGCAGCTCATGACGCTGGACCCGGACATCATCCTGGTGCTGCTCGAAGGAAAGCGTCTGTCGCCGGAAGAGGAGGCGCGTCACCTGGCGGCGTGGAAGCAGTTGTCCGTGCTGCGGGCCGTGAAGCAGGGAAGGGTGAAGCTGGTGTCCGGGCCGGGCGTGCAGTCCACGGGGCCGCGCATCCTGGACCTGGTGGAGCAGCTTCAGGCCGCGCTGCGCTTCGACACGAAGGCCCCATGA
- a CDS encoding cobyric acid synthase has product MTKRPHLMIQGTGSHVGKTTLVAGLCRLFANQGLRVAPFKSQNMSLNSFVTEENEEIARATAVQSFAAKQRPIVHMNPLLLKPKSDSVSQLIIHGRPHRDVDAREYFLSDTHRALKLAAIQESIDHLNRHFDLVIAEGAGSCAEPNLRPFDVVNMEVAHRLDARVFLATDIDKGGVAAELLGTLKVLELVAPGDLERIAGFIINKFRGDRQVLQPALDFIEQHTHLPVVGVLPYLSLALEEEDRVQPRMQGTPEIDVAVVYLPHISNSTDFDYLQEEPHVRVRFVRSVEQLGAPDAVILPGTKNTVGDLLHLRRIGFDRAILELSTTTPIVGICGGFQMLGRALLDEARRESEHGSTTGLGLLDIDVEFLPGKTVVNRRFVPTRDNPFASAGEVSGYEIHSGLVRYASARPLYAHAGGVDGAVHERLPIFGTFIHDLFRNPRLSRAFIDLLRQRKGLPVLTAPLCNHDTRREESYNRLAAALAEHLTIPD; this is encoded by the coding sequence ATGACGAAGCGCCCCCACCTCATGATTCAAGGCACGGGCTCCCACGTCGGGAAGACGACGCTGGTCGCGGGCTTGTGCCGGCTGTTCGCGAATCAAGGGCTCCGCGTGGCCCCCTTCAAGTCGCAGAACATGTCCCTCAACTCCTTCGTCACGGAGGAGAACGAGGAGATTGCCCGCGCCACGGCGGTGCAGTCCTTCGCGGCGAAGCAGCGGCCCATCGTCCACATGAACCCGCTGCTGCTCAAGCCCAAGTCGGACAGTGTCAGCCAGCTCATCATCCACGGCAGACCGCACCGGGACGTCGATGCCCGGGAGTACTTCCTCTCCGACACCCACCGCGCGCTCAAGCTGGCCGCCATTCAAGAGTCCATCGACCACCTGAATCGCCACTTCGACCTGGTCATCGCCGAAGGCGCCGGGAGCTGCGCCGAGCCCAACCTGCGGCCCTTCGACGTCGTGAACATGGAGGTGGCGCACCGGCTGGACGCGCGCGTCTTCCTGGCGACGGACATCGACAAGGGCGGCGTCGCGGCGGAGCTCCTCGGCACCTTGAAGGTCCTGGAGCTGGTCGCTCCGGGAGACCTGGAGCGCATCGCGGGCTTCATCATCAACAAGTTCCGAGGTGACCGGCAGGTGCTCCAGCCCGCCCTCGACTTCATCGAGCAGCACACCCATCTGCCTGTCGTGGGAGTCCTGCCCTATCTCTCGCTCGCGCTGGAGGAAGAGGACCGCGTCCAGCCCCGCATGCAGGGCACACCTGAAATCGACGTGGCGGTGGTCTACCTGCCGCACATCTCCAACAGCACGGACTTCGACTATCTCCAGGAGGAGCCCCACGTCCGCGTCCGCTTCGTGCGCTCCGTGGAGCAGTTGGGGGCTCCGGATGCGGTCATCCTCCCGGGGACGAAGAACACGGTGGGGGACCTCCTTCACCTGCGGCGCATCGGCTTCGACCGGGCGATCCTCGAGCTCAGCACCACCACGCCCATCGTCGGCATCTGCGGTGGCTTCCAGATGCTCGGGCGGGCGTTGCTCGACGAGGCGCGGCGCGAATCGGAGCATGGCAGCACCACGGGCCTGGGGTTGCTCGACATCGACGTGGAGTTCCTCCCTGGCAAGACGGTGGTGAATCGCCGGTTCGTGCCGACGCGGGACAATCCCTTCGCGAGTGCGGGGGAGGTGTCGGGGTATGAGATTCACTCCGGACTCGTCCGGTACGCGAGCGCGCGTCCGCTCTACGCCCATGCGGGGGGCGTCGATGGGGCGGTCCATGAGCGACTGCCCATCTTCGGCACCTTCATCCATGACCTGTTCAGGAACCCGCGACTGAGCCGCGCGTTCATCGACCTGCTGCGGCAGCGCAAGGGATTGCCGGTGCTGACGGCGCCCTTGTGCAATCACGACACTCGCAGGGAGGAGAGCTACAATCGCCTTGCAGCCGCCCTGGCCGAGCACCTGACCATCCCTGACTGA
- a CDS encoding DUF2804 domain-containing protein — protein sequence MTPESDARLPLAPTSLATPNGEPRFGTYQGELPEVDLASLQGPWAVSAMYPLRRSWWHSALVATPDVFALFSVMNLGYTARAYMVALDLRERTPLCDVTFPGQRIEAAAAEELRAMRARPGTDLGNSFKTVGGSLSMHQGAADERYRVDVDISRIRARSPLHGVRWSGELGTTESPPAMTVISPVDSDHCRVDVTMKRACLSSFGSLEAGGKHFHLEGGLGGLDYTQNCLTRHQAWHWAFATGRLADGTPLGLNLREDFMPMDPVARENVLWLGDHVYTLPPVHFEFIDMKLMAPWRVTSEDGSVDLRFQPFYIHSEHHEEPLCHSKFEQPIGFFEGTVNLGGRTLQLSGIPGVTQKQYRDVMM from the coding sequence ATGACACCTGAGAGCGACGCGCGCCTGCCGCTTGCCCCCACCTCGCTGGCCACCCCGAACGGGGAGCCCCGGTTCGGCACATACCAGGGCGAACTTCCGGAGGTGGACCTTGCCAGTCTCCAGGGTCCGTGGGCGGTCTCCGCGATGTACCCACTCAGGCGCTCATGGTGGCACTCCGCGCTCGTGGCCACTCCTGACGTCTTCGCCCTCTTCTCGGTCATGAACCTCGGCTACACCGCGCGCGCGTACATGGTGGCATTGGACCTGCGCGAGCGAACGCCCCTGTGCGACGTGACGTTTCCGGGCCAGCGCATCGAAGCAGCGGCGGCTGAAGAACTGCGGGCCATGAGAGCTCGGCCCGGTACCGACCTTGGGAACTCCTTCAAGACCGTGGGCGGGAGCCTGTCGATGCACCAGGGAGCGGCGGACGAGCGCTATCGGGTAGACGTGGACATCAGCCGCATCCGAGCCCGCAGCCCCCTTCACGGCGTTCGATGGAGTGGCGAGCTGGGCACGACAGAAAGTCCTCCCGCGATGACGGTGATTTCGCCCGTCGACAGCGACCACTGCCGGGTCGATGTGACGATGAAGCGCGCCTGCTTGTCGTCGTTCGGAAGCCTGGAGGCAGGTGGCAAGCACTTCCACCTGGAAGGCGGCCTGGGCGGCCTCGACTACACGCAGAACTGCCTGACTCGCCACCAGGCCTGGCACTGGGCCTTCGCCACCGGGCGACTGGCGGATGGAACTCCGCTGGGCCTCAACCTCCGCGAAGACTTCATGCCGATGGACCCCGTGGCCCGCGAGAACGTGCTCTGGCTCGGAGACCATGTGTACACGCTGCCCCCCGTCCACTTCGAGTTCATCGACATGAAGTTGATGGCACCGTGGCGAGTGACGTCAGAGGACGGCTCGGTGGACCTGCGCTTCCAACCTTTCTACATCCACAGCGAGCACCACGAAGAACCCCTCTGCCACAGCAAGTTCGAGCAACCCATTGGCTTCTTCGAGGGCACCGTGAACCTGGGAGGGAGGACCCTCCAGCTCTCTGGCATTCCTGGCGTCACCCAGAAGCAGTACAGGGACGTGATGATGTAG
- a CDS encoding TonB-dependent receptor plug domain-containing protein, with translation MASGWRHLRARDAGAFVRRGLAVALFASAPAWAQAPAAEAPEVQEPLSEVIDVVGKVPDPEPMDRASQRDPSSVVTVISVEERGGTARDTADILATAPGVSVQDSGGYGQSKSLVVRGASSNGTLVLLDGIPLNGAGGHTDLSRIPLALAREFEVMRGSAGARYGSGGLGGVVNIVTRSPGDTVSLSGELSYGSWNTATGWLAATAPLLDSELLLLLHGGTSSGDFSYPFDPTPTLPGDALESRRRDNNDARGLGALLRLRHRLAPGVVVDAMAEGALDGRGLAGTAQNPVADARQSNRRGVLSLRLLGSLAGGVQLSARAHLRQENLKLSGGPVAQRGEQALLAGGAEVEGRMPLGRAHALTLTSSVGREGLTTEGEPTGTTPHTSWLRASVMAMDDVSLFDGDLLVTPSLRLERVGRYTLLSPKVGARMSLPARLEVRANVGQTHRAPSLMELYVRQGTLLPNPDLRPERAVSVDVALAHRTKHSLVSVGGFHTLYEDLIAYEAYPPFAAKPSNFSSASVSGLEVDMEARPTSFMSGSLAYTFLVSRNLRDDPRYYLRDLPHRPRHTLSARVALGPSWLTGRAELRAQSSQLRNRTGELVLPGRALLHAGVSSTVGRRPALTFSLDFKNLLDAHVEDFDGYPLPGRTVLASVAMTLDFSPTPPRKDPPP, from the coding sequence ATGGCTTCCGGCTGGCGACATCTCCGCGCGAGAGATGCGGGCGCGTTCGTGAGACGCGGCCTGGCCGTGGCCCTGTTCGCTTCCGCCCCCGCCTGGGCCCAAGCCCCCGCCGCAGAAGCTCCCGAGGTGCAGGAGCCCCTGTCGGAGGTCATCGACGTGGTGGGCAAGGTGCCCGACCCGGAGCCGATGGACCGCGCGTCGCAGCGCGACCCCAGCAGCGTCGTCACCGTCATCTCCGTGGAGGAGCGCGGAGGCACGGCGCGAGACACCGCCGACATCCTCGCCACCGCTCCCGGTGTCTCCGTCCAGGACTCGGGCGGCTACGGCCAGAGCAAGAGCCTGGTCGTCCGTGGAGCTTCATCCAACGGAACCCTGGTGCTGCTCGACGGCATCCCCCTCAACGGCGCGGGGGGCCACACGGACCTGTCGCGCATCCCCCTCGCGCTCGCTCGCGAGTTCGAGGTGATGCGCGGGAGCGCGGGCGCTCGCTACGGCAGCGGGGGGCTCGGAGGCGTGGTGAACATCGTCACGCGCAGCCCTGGCGACACCGTGAGCCTGTCCGGGGAGCTCAGCTACGGAAGCTGGAACACCGCGACGGGCTGGCTCGCCGCCACGGCTCCCCTGCTCGACAGTGAGCTGCTGCTCCTCCTCCACGGAGGCACGTCCTCTGGAGACTTCTCCTACCCCTTCGACCCCACGCCCACCCTCCCCGGGGACGCCCTCGAGTCACGTCGCCGCGACAACAACGATGCCCGAGGACTCGGAGCCCTGCTTCGCCTGCGCCATCGACTGGCCCCAGGCGTGGTCGTGGACGCCATGGCCGAAGGCGCCCTCGATGGCCGAGGCCTCGCCGGCACCGCGCAGAACCCCGTGGCGGATGCCCGCCAGTCCAACCGTCGCGGCGTGTTGAGCCTGCGCCTCCTGGGCTCTCTCGCGGGCGGCGTCCAGCTCTCCGCCCGAGCCCATCTCCGTCAGGAGAACCTGAAGCTGTCCGGAGGCCCCGTGGCACAGCGGGGCGAACAAGCGCTGCTCGCGGGCGGCGCCGAAGTCGAAGGGCGCATGCCCCTGGGCCGTGCACACGCCCTGACGCTCACCTCGAGCGTGGGACGCGAAGGTCTCACCACCGAAGGCGAGCCCACGGGCACGACGCCCCACACGTCCTGGCTGCGAGCCAGCGTCATGGCAATGGACGATGTGTCCCTGTTCGACGGCGACCTCCTCGTCACCCCGTCACTGCGCCTGGAGCGCGTGGGCCGCTACACGCTGCTGTCCCCCAAGGTCGGCGCGCGGATGTCCCTGCCCGCACGACTGGAGGTCCGCGCCAACGTGGGCCAGACGCACCGCGCTCCATCGCTGATGGAGCTCTACGTGCGCCAGGGGACGCTCCTGCCCAACCCGGACCTGCGCCCCGAGCGCGCCGTCTCCGTCGACGTGGCCCTCGCGCATCGGACGAAGCACTCCCTCGTCTCCGTGGGCGGCTTCCACACCCTCTACGAAGACCTCATCGCCTACGAAGCCTATCCACCGTTCGCAGCGAAGCCCTCGAACTTCTCGTCCGCGAGTGTCTCGGGGCTGGAAGTGGACATGGAGGCGCGACCCACATCCTTCATGTCGGGCTCCCTGGCGTACACGTTCCTGGTCTCACGCAACCTCCGGGACGACCCTCGCTACTACCTTCGCGACCTGCCGCATCGTCCTCGCCACACCCTGTCCGCACGTGTGGCCCTGGGACCCTCATGGCTGACCGGGCGCGCGGAGCTGCGAGCCCAGTCCTCACAGTTGCGCAACCGCACCGGCGAGCTGGTGCTCCCCGGACGAGCGCTGCTACACGCGGGAGTCTCGAGCACCGTCGGCCGTCGACCCGCGCTCACGTTCTCCCTCGACTTCAAGAACCTCCTCGACGCCCACGTCGAGGACTTCGACGGCTATCCCCTGCCCGGTCGCACCGTGCTCGCCTCGGTGGCGATGACGCTCGACTTCTCCCCCACTCCCCCTCGAAAGGACCCTCCCCCTTGA